A part of Streptomyces sp. NBC_01497 genomic DNA contains:
- a CDS encoding FAD-dependent oxidoreductase, with protein sequence MTARECVVVVGAGVSGLTTAVVLAEAGASVRVIAGQVPGATSLAAGAMWGPYLVEPKDKVDRWGQRSLEIFRELAEDQATGVRLTSGIEASRTAEAAPDWATALPGFRPCEPAELPTGFTAGYRFTVPLIDMPVYLDYLLRRLRDAGGAVERRQLATLADAGPTSVIVNCAGLGARDLVPDPELRPIRGQHVVVTNPGLTEFFSEDTGPSPDLLCFYPHGDTVVLGGTAIEGEADLSTDAKAAAAILARCAEVEPRLAKARVLEHRIGARPTRTRVRVEEEQWEDGTVVVHNCGHGGAGVTLSWGCAEEARALLFVK encoded by the coding sequence ATGACCGCACGGGAGTGCGTTGTCGTCGTCGGGGCAGGGGTGTCCGGACTCACCACGGCCGTCGTACTCGCCGAGGCCGGGGCTTCGGTGCGCGTGATCGCTGGGCAGGTACCCGGTGCCACTTCACTTGCGGCCGGGGCGATGTGGGGCCCGTACCTGGTCGAGCCGAAAGACAAGGTCGACCGGTGGGGCCAGCGGTCCCTGGAGATCTTTCGCGAACTCGCCGAGGACCAGGCGACGGGCGTCCGGCTGACCAGCGGCATCGAGGCGTCCCGAACAGCCGAGGCCGCCCCTGACTGGGCCACCGCGCTGCCTGGTTTCCGCCCGTGCGAGCCTGCCGAACTCCCCACCGGGTTCACCGCGGGCTACCGGTTCACCGTGCCGCTCATCGATATGCCGGTCTACCTGGACTACCTCCTGCGCCGATTGCGCGATGCCGGGGGTGCAGTCGAGCGACGACAGCTGGCCACGCTCGCGGATGCCGGTCCGACTTCGGTGATCGTCAACTGCGCCGGCCTCGGCGCACGCGACCTGGTGCCAGACCCGGAACTCCGGCCCATCCGCGGCCAGCACGTCGTCGTCACCAACCCCGGTCTGACCGAGTTCTTCTCCGAGGACACCGGCCCCTCCCCGGACCTCTTGTGCTTCTACCCGCATGGCGACACCGTCGTCCTGGGCGGCACTGCCATTGAGGGAGAGGCCGATCTCTCCACCGACGCCAAGGCTGCGGCGGCCATCCTCGCCCGCTGCGCCGAGGTCGAACCCCGCCTTGCGAAGGCCCGAGTCCTGGAGCACCGGATCGGCGCCCGACCAACCCGCACCAGAGTCCGTGTGGAGGAGGAACAGTGGGAAGACGGCACCGTGGTCGTGCACAACTGCGGGCACGGTGGTGCCGGCGTCACGCTGTCGTGGGGGTGCGCCGAGGAAGCTCGGGCGTTGCTCTTCGTCAAGTGA
- a CDS encoding NUDIX hydrolase produces the protein MTEKQPGVAAAIIVHGGRVLMVRRRVREGSLSWQFPAGKVEPGETCEEAAVRETREETGLAVAAVERLGERVHPETGRQMSYIACEVRSGTARIAAPDEVADLAWLAHGAVSRYVPFGLFGPVRVYLDAALSR, from the coding sequence ATGACGGAGAAGCAGCCGGGCGTGGCGGCGGCCATCATCGTTCACGGGGGACGTGTACTGATGGTGCGTCGTCGTGTCAGGGAGGGGTCGCTCTCCTGGCAGTTCCCGGCCGGCAAGGTCGAACCCGGTGAGACTTGTGAAGAGGCGGCCGTGCGTGAGACGCGGGAGGAGACAGGTTTGGCCGTGGCGGCTGTGGAGCGACTCGGTGAGCGGGTTCACCCGGAGACGGGGCGGCAGATGTCCTACATCGCCTGCGAGGTACGGAGTGGCACTGCCCGTATCGCAGCACCCGACGAGGTGGCCGATCTTGCGTGGCTGGCGCATGGTGCGGTCTCTCGCTATGTGCCGTTTGGACTGTTCGGGCCTGTGCGGGTGTACCTCGACGCAGCCCTCTCCCGTTGA
- a CDS encoding nucleotidyltransferase domain-containing protein: MDAIEAAHAVVNGQPPDARAAFLGGSVVTGRRTATSDLDIVVLLHGAPAPYRESLQYAEWPVEVFVHTDETWHAYVERELHRRRSPLLWMCADGLLLLDTDGLGARIAAEARKLTTAGPPPLSAEEIDDRRYAITDLLDDLAGSGDRNERLFIATELVRRTGELALAIGGSWGGGGKWLARRLGTTAPGLSTHLRHGLQEVLGGRVEPLVTVVDKVLEQAGGRLWVGYKRAGTP, encoded by the coding sequence ATGGATGCGATCGAGGCCGCACACGCCGTCGTAAATGGACAACCCCCGGACGCGCGTGCCGCGTTCCTGGGAGGCAGCGTCGTGACAGGCCGCCGCACGGCGACGTCAGACCTCGACATCGTGGTGCTGCTCCACGGCGCCCCGGCCCCGTACCGGGAAAGTCTCCAGTACGCAGAGTGGCCGGTGGAGGTGTTCGTACACACCGACGAGACATGGCACGCCTACGTCGAACGGGAGCTACACAGGCGCCGGTCACCGCTGCTGTGGATGTGTGCCGATGGGTTGCTGCTCCTCGACACCGATGGGCTCGGAGCGCGTATCGCCGCAGAGGCTCGGAAGCTGACCACCGCAGGACCACCCCCGTTGTCGGCGGAAGAGATCGACGACCGGCGCTACGCGATCACCGACCTCCTGGACGATCTCGCGGGAAGCGGCGACCGGAACGAGCGTCTGTTCATCGCCACCGAACTGGTCCGACGGACTGGTGAGCTGGCGCTGGCCATAGGCGGTTCTTGGGGTGGCGGTGGAAAGTGGCTGGCCCGGCGCCTTGGGACGACCGCACCGGGGCTCAGCACGCACCTCCGTCACGGGCTACAAGAGGTTCTGGGCGGGAGAGTGGAGCCTCTCGTGACCGTTGTGGACAAGGTGCTGGAGCAGGCCGGCGGCCGGTTGTGGGTCGGCTATAAGCGCGCCGGGACTCCGTGA
- a CDS encoding DUF317 domain-containing protein: MEAPLHPDFPCGPTTPASNPPAYWVGPRHLAGDDGRLYDTVADALAGLGWTSLMIVRGRQERDEAPEDRQVLRSTVLHVSPDALRWAQWVLPDEPFHLGNQPIAWQVSARSDLSSPLARWSAYFTRDVPGEVLADFLAALDACEQPALPFGGHEPVLDAVTANGWLRDADQPGAAAADPTFASHIRLGEMPPLIQDADPLALVVEADDAVLAGWQAWAEPTRGAGYLWAASFGLGVPPDLVAVFADSLSSSAPVLRRVLPESTRDRLLRAPAG; the protein is encoded by the coding sequence TTGGAGGCACCCCTGCATCCCGACTTCCCGTGCGGACCAACCACCCCGGCTAGCAACCCACCCGCCTACTGGGTCGGTCCTCGGCACCTGGCCGGTGACGACGGGCGTCTCTACGACACCGTCGCTGATGCGCTCGCCGGCCTGGGCTGGACGAGCCTCATGATCGTTCGCGGGCGGCAGGAACGGGACGAGGCGCCGGAGGACCGTCAGGTCCTGCGCAGCACCGTCCTGCACGTCAGTCCCGACGCCTTGAGATGGGCGCAATGGGTTTTGCCGGACGAGCCGTTCCACCTGGGGAACCAGCCGATCGCCTGGCAGGTGTCCGCTCGTTCGGACCTGAGCAGCCCGCTCGCCCGGTGGTCGGCCTACTTCACCCGTGATGTCCCCGGTGAGGTCCTCGCCGACTTCCTTGCCGCACTCGACGCCTGCGAGCAGCCCGCCCTGCCGTTCGGTGGCCACGAGCCGGTCCTCGACGCGGTTACGGCGAACGGCTGGCTACGAGACGCCGACCAGCCCGGCGCTGCGGCGGCGGATCCGACCTTCGCCTCCCACATCCGTCTCGGTGAGATGCCGCCGCTCATTCAGGACGCCGACCCATTGGCGTTGGTGGTTGAGGCTGACGACGCGGTCCTGGCCGGGTGGCAGGCGTGGGCCGAGCCCACGCGCGGGGCGGGCTACTTGTGGGCGGCGTCGTTCGGCCTCGGCGTGCCGCCCGACCTCGTCGCCGTCTTCGCCGACTCCCTCAGCTCCAGCGCACCGGTCCTGCGCCGGGTGCTGCCGGAAAGCACGCGCGATCGGCTCCTGCGCGCCCCAGCCGGCTGA